GGGTTTGACCTGCTGATTCTCGGCTTTATGCTGCCGGCCATCAGCATTGAATTAGGATTAACCTCATCGGCCGCCGGCTCGCTGGTCACCTGGACGCTGATCGGCGCGGTGCTGGGCGGCGTGATCTTCGGCCACCTCAGCGATCGCTTCGGCCGTATCCGGGTGCTCACGATCACCATCCTGATGTTTTCACTGTTCACCGGCCTGTGCGCCGTGGCGCAAGGATATTGGGATCTGCTGGCCTACCGTACCCTGGCGGGCATCGGACTGGGCGGCGAATTCGGCATCGGCATGGCGCTGATCGCCGAAGCCTGGCCGGCGGAGAAGCGCAACCGCGCTTCGGCTTACGTCGGCATGGGCTGGCAATTGGGCGTGCTGGCGGCCGCCTTCCTGACGCCGCTGCTGCTGGAACACATCGGCTGGCGCGGCATGTTTTTGGTCGGCCTGCTGCCGGCGCTGGCGTCGTTCCTTATCCGCCGTACCCTGGGCGAGCCGGAGGAGTTCGTGCGGCAGAAAGACGCCGGGCAGCCGCTCTCCTTCCTGCAGCGTTTGCGCCTGCTGTTTAAGGATCGCGCCACCAGCAAGGCCAGCATCGGCATCTTCATTCTCTGTTCGGTGCAGAACTTCGGTTACTACGGGCTGATGATCTGGATGCCGACTTACCTGGCGAAAAACTTCGGTTTCTCGCTCACCAAGTCCGGCCTGTGGACGGCGGTGACGGTCGTGGGCATGACGTTCGGCATCTGGCTGTTTGGCGTGCTGGCCGACCGCTTCGCCCGCTGGAAGATCTTCGTGCTTTATCAGGTCGGCGCGGTGGTGATGGTGATCGGCTACGCCCAATTGAGCGATCCGATGCTGATGCTGTTCGCCGGCGCCGTGATGGGCATGTTCGTCAACGGCATGATCGGCGGCTACGGCGCGCTGATTTCCGATACCTATCCGGTGCAGGCGCGCGCCACCGCGCAGAACATCCTGTTCAATCTGGGGCGCGGCGTCGGCGGTCTGGGGCCATTGGTGATCGGTGCGCTGGTGACGCAGGTGTCGTTTACCGCCGCCATCAGTCTGCTGGCGGCGATTTACCTGCTGGATATCTACGCCACGCTATTCCTGCTGCCGAAGAAACAGGGCGCAGGCGATACGCTGGGTGCGATTGGTTAACGCTGGCGATGGATTAAGACAGGGTCGCACGCGCGGCGAAATGAAACAAAAAGTTGGGGGCACTGCGTTAACAGTGCCCCCGGTTCGTTTTATAGCCATCCCGCTACACAGCGTGCTCCCTGCTCAATCCTTGAAAACTTTTCCTGCGGCCATCCTGACCAAGTGCTCCTTGCATCATCCTGCAACATCGTCCTGACGCGGTTCCTCAGCCTTCCGGGCCCGCCGACAATCCTGTGCCGGCTCTCAATCTCCGTCCTGGAGGTGTCCCTGATTTCTATCCTGAAACATCCTGGGCATCTCCTGACGCCATCCTTCGCTCTTTCCTGAGCGCATCCCTTTCTTCTTCCTGAAGCTGCATCATCCTGATGCTTTCCTGCTCCGCCGGTTCCGTTCCGGTAACGATAAGATCGCTTAAATTCCCCGGAATCACAAGGGTTTGGGAGGTGTCTCACACTAAATTAAGCCTAAGAGTTATCCTAAAGAAATTCTAACCAATTGATCTGGATAACAATAATCTCATAGCATGGGGAAAGGTGGGGAAAATTAAGAGCGATATCTCACAGCCCGTGTGAGAGATCTCTCACACGGGCGACGGCGAATCCGTCGCGATTCAGTCCAGTACCGGGCGCAGCGCATCGAGGAAATTCCCCAGCGTCGCCGCCAGCAAGGTGCGCTTATCGCTGCCGAACTGTTCCAGCACCACGTTGCCGCTGACGTTGCACAACGACACCATCGTCATCTCGGATTCGGTGGTCGCCAGGAACAGCGTTGGCGACAGCTTGAGACGTTTTTGCGTCACCAGATGGCCGATCAGGTTCTCCTGCAGGCGGATAAAATCCTCTTCGCTCCAGACCTGCAGCAGGCTCAGGCGATGCTCGCCGAACTGCGCGCTCATATCGCCGGCGTATTGCTGCGTGTAGAAGCGGTGCGCATCCGGCTGCAAACGCAGCTCCAACGCAGTTTCTACCTTCTCCAGCGTCGCCGCCGGTTCGAAAGGCCGCGGCAACCACAGCACTTCGTCCTCGCGGTTCTCCACGATGCAGGGCGACGGCACGCCGTACAGCGCCTGACTGGCCGGCGCGTGGCCGCGCTCTTGCTGCCACAACTCGACATAGCGTTGAGTGAATTCACGCAGAGCGTGCGATACATCATGGTCCATATTCTTTCTCGCATACGTTAAACTGACGGCCATTGTACCTATCTCTGACCGAGGTGACAGCAGATGTCCTCATATCAAGACCACCAAGCCCTGTCAGGGCTGACGCTGGGCAAACCCACTGCTTACCGCGATCGCTACGACGCTTCGCTGCTGCAGGCGGTGCCGCGCAGCATGAACCGCGAGCCGCTGGGGCTATACCCGAATAACCTGCCCTTCCATGGCGCGGATATCTGGACGCTGTATGAGCTCTCCTGGCTGAACGCCAACGGGTTGCCGCAGGTGGCGGTCGGCGAAATCAGCCTCAACGCCGACAGCCTGAACCTGATCGAATCGAAAAGTTTCAAGCTGTATCTCAACAGCTTCAACCAAACCCCGTTCGCCGATTGGGAAACGGTGCGCAGCACCCTGCAGCGCGATCTGTCCGCCTGCGCCCAGGGCGAGGTCAGCGTCACCCTGTTCAGCGTCGAGCAGTTGGAAGGCACGCCGATCGCCCGCCTGGCCGGCGACTGCATCGACCAGCAGGATATCCGCATCGACAATTATGAGTTCAATGCCGACTACCTGCTGAACGCCGCCGGAAAAGAGGTGGTGGAAGAGCGCTTGGTCAGCCACCTGCTGAAGTCCAATTGCCTGATCACCCATCAACCGGACTGGGGCTCGGTGCAGATAAGCTACCGCGGCGGCAAGATCGATCGCGAAGCGTTGCTGCGCTACCTGGTTTCCTTCCGCCACCACAACGAATTCCACGAACAGTGCGTCGAGCGCATCTTCAACGATCTGATGCGCTATTGCCGGCCGCAAAGCCTGACGGTCTACGCTCGTTATACCCGCCGCGGCGGGCTGGATATCAACCCGTGGCGCAGCAACGTCGCGTTCGCTCCCGAGCACGGCCGCCTGGCGCGCCAATAAGTGCGAAACATTGCTCAACAACTGAGCTAACGAGCGGTTTGTGTTGGTAAAAGCACAGGGACGGCGGTAAGGTTAAAACGAGGCTGCGGCCGGGCAAAACGCCCGCTTCGCCGCAGCACGCCAACCATAACGAGATGCTGTTTTGCTGCGTATGGATTACTACCGCCCCGCACCGGGTGCAAAGGAGTTACCTTGATTACACACATCAGCCCGCTTGGCTCTATGGATTTATTGTCGCAGCTGGAAGTAGACATGCTGAAGCGCACCGCCAGCAGCGACCTGTACCGCCTGTTCCGCAACTGTTCGCTGGCCGTGTTGAACTCCGGCAGCCAAACCGACAACAGCAAGCAGCTGCTGTCGCGCTATGAAACCTTCGACATCAACGTGCTGCGCCGCGAGCGCGGGGTGAAACTGGAGCTGGTCAACCCGCCGGAAGAGGCGTTCGTCGACGGCCGCATCATCCGCTCGCTGCAGGCCAACCTGTTCGCCGTGCTGCGCGACATCCTGTTCGTACACGGCCAAATCGCCAGCGCCGGGCGCTTCCAGCACCTGAACCTGGAAAACTCGGCCCACATCACCAACCTGGTGTTCTCGATCCTGCGCAATGCACGCACGCTGCATCTGGATGAAGATCCCAACATGGTGGTGTGCTGGGGCGGCCACTCGATCAACGAGAACGAATACCTGTACGCGCGCAAGGTCGGCAGCCAGCTGGGCCTGCGCGAGCTGAACATCTGCACCGGCTGCGGGCCGGGCGCCATGGAAGCGCCGATGAAAGGCGCGGCGGTCGGTCACGCGCAACAGCGTTACCGCAACAGCCGTTTCATCGGCATGACCGAGCCGTCGATCATCGCCGCCGAACCGCCTAACCCGCTGGTGAACGAGCTGGTGATCATGCCGGACATCGAAAAACGCCTGGAAGCCTTCGTGCGCATCGCGCACGGCATCATCATCTTCCCGGGCGGCGTCGGCACCGCCGAAGAGCTGCTGTACCTGCTGGGTATCCTGATGAACCCGGAGAACAGCGAACAGGTGTTGCCGCTGATCCTGACCGGGCCAAAAGAGAGCGCCGACTACTTCCGCGTACTGGACGAGTTCATCATGAACACGCTGGGCGACGAAGCGCGCCGCCATTACACCATCATCATCGACGATCCGGCGGAAGTGGCGCGGCAGATGAAGAAAGCCATGCCGCTGGTGAAGGAAAACCGCCGCAACACCGGCGACGCCTACAGCTTCAACTGGTCGATCCGCATCGCACCGGATCTGCAGCTGCCGTTCGAGCCGACCCACGAGAACATGGCGAACCTCAATTTGTATCCGAACCAGCCGCCGGAGCAATTGGCCGCCGCGCTGCGCCGCGCGTTCTCCGGCATCGTGGCCGGCAACGTGAAGGAAAACGGCATCCATGCCATCGAGCAGTTCGGCCCGTACAAACTGCACGGCGAGCCGCAAATGATGAAGCAGATGGACAGCCTGCTGCAGGGCTTTGTCGCCCAGCACCGCATGAAGCTACCGGGCAGCGCCTATGTGCCCTGCTACGAAATCGTAGCCTGACCCTCAATCCCGGGCGGCGTAACAGCCGCCCTGTTTTTTCTGACCTTACCGCCCATGATGATACACCTACTGATTGTCGACGCCCTGAACCTCATCCGCCGCATTCACGCCGTGCAGGGCTCCCCTTGCGTCAGCGCCTGCCGCCACGCGCTGCAGCAGCTGATCCAACACAGCCGTCCGACCCACGCGGTGGCGGTCTTCGACGAGGATGACCGCAGCGACAGCTGGCGCCATCAAATTCTGCCGGACTACAAAGCCGGACGTTCGCCGATGCCGGAAAACTTGCAGCAGGAAATGCCGCAGCTGCGCGAGGCCTTCGCCGAATTGGGCGTCGCCAGCTGGCATTCTCCCGGCAACGAGGCGGACGATCTGGCGGCCACGCTGGCGGCGAAGGTCGCCGGCGGCGGCCACCAGGTGACCATCGTCTCCACCGACAAAGGCTACTGCCAGCTGTTGGCGCCGAACGTGCAGATCCGCGATTACTTCCAGAAGCGCTGGCTGGACATGCCCTTCGTGCAGCAAGAATTCGGCGTACAGCCGCAGCAGCTGCCGGACTATTGGGGGCTGGCGGGGATCGGCAGCAGCAAGATCCCCGGCGTGGCCGGCATCGGGCCGAAAACCGCCGTGCTGCTGTTGCAGCAGTCGGGCAGCCTGGATGGGCTCTATCAGCACCTGGAGCAGGTGCCGGAGAAATGGCGCGGCAAGCTGGAGCAACACCGCGAGCTGGCCTACGTCAGCAAACAGGTCGCCACGCTGCGCACCGATCTGTCGCTGGACGGTAACCTGCAGCAGCTGCGCCTGCCGATACAATAAGGGCGCTGCAAGCAGCGCCCTTCATCAGGCTTAACGCGATTAATCGCGCTCGTCGCGCCGGCCCGGCACCGCCGACCACATGCGGCGCACGTGTACGGTGATCTCTTCGCGGTCGTGATACAGCTGCTTGGCGTGCACTTCGACGCTGATGCCGGCAGCGCCCAGCGCTTCGCGGATGCTCGTCAGGTTTTGCGACACTTCCTCATAGCGCTTTTTCATCGGCAGCTTGAGGTTAAAGATCGCTTCGCGGCACCAGCCTTTCACCAGCCACTGAATCATCAGGCTGGTCACCTTCGCCGGTTTCTCCACCATGTCGCACACCAACCAGTAGATCTTGCTGCTGTTCGGCTCGAACTTGAAGCCGTCGGCGCGGTGGTGCGTCACCTGGCCGGTTTCCATCAGGCTCGGCGCCATGGGGCCGTTATCCACCGAATGCACCATCATGCTGCGTTTCACCAGCTGATAGGTCCAGCCGCCCGGGCAAGCGCCCAGATCGACCGCGTGCATGCCGCTGGCCAGGCGTTCGTCCCACTCGTCGGCGGGGATGAACACGTGGAACGCTTCTTCCAGCTTCAGCGTCGAACGGCTCGGCGCATCGGCCGGGAAGCGCAGGCGCGGAATGCCCATGTAGAACGGTGAGTTGTTGTTGCTGTAGGAGTAACCGACGTAGCAACAGCCCGGCGCGATGAAGAACACGTGTACCACCGGGCGAGTCGGGTTCTCGCGCGCCATCAGCACCTTTTGCTCGCGCATCGCGCCGCGCAGCGGCACCGTCAACTTGCGGCAGAACTTCATCAGCTCTTTGCTTTCGTTGGTGTCCGGCACTTCCACCCGCAGCTCGCCGCCGCGATCAACCACGCCGATCAGCATGCCGACGATCGGCGATACCCGATCTTCCGGCGGCAGATCGCGCAGCAGCTCACCCACCACGATCATCTGGCGGGCGAAAATCAGTTCGCGGAACGGAATCTCCCGCGCCAGGCGATCGGCATCGTCCGGCTGATAGCATTCGAACAGCACGTAACCGCTGTGCTCTTTTACCCGTGCAAAGCCGTAAATCTCCAGCTGGGCGGCTTTGTCGGTGATCTCCGCCGCACACTCTTTTTCAAAGCCAGGGCGGCAGTACAACGCAATCTTATTCATGGCGCTCGGCCTTTTTCCTCAGACGCAAAGCGCCAATCAACATCAATATCCAGCCGATCAGGAAGCACACGCCGCCAACCGGCGTGATATATACCCAGACCTTCAGGTGCGACAGCGCCAGGCAATAGAGGCTGCCGCTGAACAACACGGTGCCGAACGCCAACAGCGCTCCGCTCCAGTAAAACCACAGGCTCACGCGGCGCTGCATCGCGACCGCCAGCGCCAGAATGGCCAGGGTGTGAAACCCCTGGTACTCCAGCCCGGTGCGGATCCAGGCCATTTCGTTGGCGCCGAGCGTACCGCTTAACACATGCGCGCCGAATGCGCCCAACGCGACAAACACAAAGCCGCTGATAGCGGCGAAAACCAGCATGGAACGGCTGCTCATCGTGATCTATCCCATTAAAAATCACCGGCCGCGGCAAGGCGGCGGCCGGCCTTATTGTTCGTAGCGGAAGCGGAACTTCTCTTGTTCGCTGGCGGCGCGCGCCAGGATCCACTGCCGGAAGGCGGCTATTTTACCCAGTTCTGCCTGGCTGTCATGACATACCAGATAAAAAGCATTTTTGCTGACCAGCACATCGTTGAACGGGCACACCAGGCGACCGGCTTCGATCTCGGTTTGCGCCATCACGTTGTTCACCAGCGCCACGCCCTGGCCATGCACCGCCGCCTGCACCACCATGGCGCTGTGGCTGAAGATCGGCCCCTGCTGCACGTTGATGTGCTGCAGCCCCAGTTGGCGGGTATAGGCCAACCAGTCGCGGCGAGACGTATCGTGCAGCAAGGTATGATAAGCCAGATCGTCTGCGGTTTTCAGCGGATGATCGCCGGTCAGCAAGCTCGGCGAACAGACCGGCAGCAAATATTCCGCATACAGGCGCTCGGCGCGCAGCCCCGGCCAGTTGCCGCGGCCGTAGAAAATCGCCACATCGACGTCGTCCGCCAGCTTGTCCTCTTCGCGATCCACCGCCTGGATGCGCACGTCGATCCCCGGATAAGCTGAGTTAAAGCCGGACAGGCGCGGCACCAGCCACTGAATGGCGAAGCTCGGCGGCAGACTGACGGTCAATGCCCCCTTGGCGCTGCGCGCCTGCAGCTTGCGCGTCGCCTCGTTGATCGAAGAGAAGATCTCCTTGATATCAAGGTAGTAACTTTGCCCCTCTTCGGTCAGCAGCAGCGAGCGGTTGCGCCGACGAAACAGCTTCAGCCCGAGGAAGTCCTCCAGCGACTTGATCTGGTGGCTCACCGCGGCCTGAGTCACGAACAGCTCTTCCGCCGCCTTGGTGAAACTCAGGTGGCGAGCGGCCGCATCGAACACGCGCAGCGCATTGAGGGGAGGTAAGCGTTTAGACATTAAATTAGCTACTTTTGTGTAACATTAATCCGAATGATTCGGCGCCGAAAATCGGGCGGCTTTGTGTGGCAAGCCATCGGTAAACGCTAACGGCGTATTGCCATTAGTTTTTTTAATCCGAGCCATTATAATTTGTCCGTTGAGGATGCGCCAGCAAATACCTATAGTGGCGGCACTTCCCGGGCCGGAACGAAAAGGGAGTGGGTGTCGAGGACGCCGATGAACTTTTGGCTTGTGGTTGTGATGTTGTGTTTGCAAATTGTCCGGCGATTCCGGACATGGTAGCTAGGCTACTGTTTTTTCACTTCCTGTACATTTACCCTGTCTGTCCATAGTGATTTTATGCAGCACCGCAAAACTTGCGGTGCTTTTTTTTTGCCTGACGATTACTGGTTGCTTTCAACCATCTCTTTCACATCGGCACGGTTGATCTGCTGCTCGACGCCGTTGGCGTCTTTATAGCTGATCATGCCGGTATCGTTGTCCACTTTAGGCTTGCCGTCAGCGACAATGGTGCGTCCGTCATTGGTATGCATCACGTAGTTGCTGGAACAGGCGGCCAGGGTGAACGTAAGCATCAGGGCAGAGAGAACTGCGGCTGTTTTCTTCATTGAGGACTCCTTTGTAGTTTTAAATGCTGATAAATACCTTTTATGTGTATAGATGCGATTATTTAGCGCACATTTAATAGCATAACAAACTTTCCAAATTTTGCCAGGCGATAAGTCCTATTAGGCGGAGCGCTTGTCTCCGGCGGCAAAATAGGACAGGATCACTCATCGACTCAAGCCAGTGACAATCAGGGTATGACGCCTTTTAACCCCAGCCTTTTTCGCCGACAGTTTCCCGCGCTCGCGCAGGACGGTATCTATCTGGACAGCGCCGCCACCGCGTTGAAACCGCAGGCGGTGATCGACGCCACGCAGCAATTTTATCGCGATGACGCTGCCACCGTGCACCGCAGCCAGCATCGGGCGGCGCAGAATCTGACCGCCCGTTTCGAACGGGCGCGTGGCCAGGTGGCGCAGCTGATCAATGCGCCGTCGGCCGACGACATCGTTTGGACGCGCGGCACCACCGAGGCGATTAACCTGGTGGCGCAGAGTTACCTGCGTCCGCGTCTGCAGCCGGGCGATGAAATCCTGGTGAGCGAAGCGGAACACCACGCCAACCTTATCCCCTGGCTGATGGTGGCGGAGCAAACTGGCGCGCGGGTGGTGAAACTGCCGATAGGCACCGATCGGTTGCCGGATTTGACGCAGCTTCCCACCCTGCTCAACGACAAAACCCGCCTATTGGCGCTGGGGCAAATGTCCAACGTCACCGGCGGCTGCCCGGATCTGGCGTCGGCGGTCGCACTGGCGCATGCCGCCGGAGCACGCGTGATGATAGACGGCGCTCAGGGCGTGGTTCATGGCCCGGCCGACGTACAGCAACTCGACATCGATTTCTACGCCTTCTCCGGCCACAAGCTGTATGGCCCGACCGGCATCGGCGCGTTGTACGGCAAAACCGAGCTGCTGGCGCAGATGGCGCCGTGGCAAGGCGGCGGCAAAATGCTGACCCAGGCGTCGTTCGATGGCTTTACCCCGCAAAAACCGCCGCACTGCTTCGAAGCCGGCACGCCAAACATCGCCGGCGTGCTGGGGCTGGCTGCAGCGCTCTCCTGGCTGAGCGAACAGGACATGGCGGCAGCTGAGCGCTACAGCCGCGACCTGACGGACCAGGCGGAACAGCGGCTGGCGCAGTTGCCGGGCTTTCGCAGCTTCCGCAGCTCCGGCTCCAGCCTGCTGGCGTTCGACATCGCCGGCGTACACCACAGCGACATCGTCACGCTGCTGGCGGAGCAAGGCATTGCGCTGCGCGCCGGCCAACACTGCGCACAGCCGCTGATGGCGGCGTTAGGCGTCAGCGGCACGCTACGCGCATCGTTCGCCCCCTACAATACGCAACAAGACGTCGATACGCTGGTCAGCGCGTTGACTCACGCCCTCGATCTGCTGGCCGATTGACTTGATTCCCGGAGACGCTATGCTCGCCCCCCATCCTTTTGGCCGAGAGGTCACCGCCGAAACGTTGATCGCCACCTTCAGCGCGCTGAAACAGTGGGAAGATCGCTACCGCCAGCTGATCATGCTCGCGAAACGGCTGCCGCCGCTGCCGGAGGCCTTGCGCAGTGAAGAAATGGCGTTGAGCGGGTGTGAGAACCGCGTCTGGTTGGGGCACCAGTTGCTGGAAGACGGCACGCTGCACTTCTATGGCGACAGCGAAGGCCGCATCGTGCGCGGCCTGCTGGCGGTGCTGCTGACCGAAGTGGAAGGGAAAACGCCGCAACAGATCGCTGCATTGGAGCCGCTGGCGCTGTTCGACCGCCTGGCATTGCGCGCGCAACTGAGCGCCACCCGCGCCAGCGGCCTGGCGGCGTTGGCCGCCGCCGTAAAGGCGATCGCCGCCCGTTACGCCTGACGCGCCGCCTTCGCCACCATCTTTTTCAGCGCGTGCGACACGGCGACGAAGCCGAAGGTCGCGGTGACCATGGTCGCCGCGCCGAATCCCGCATTGCAATCCATTCTTTTCGGCCCTTCCGCCGTGCTGCGCGAAGCGCACACCGAACCGTCCGGCTGCGGGTAAACCAGCGGTTCGCTGGAGAAGACGCAGTCGATGCCCAACTTGCCCTTACCGTTTTTCACCACGTTGAAATCGTGCTTCAACCGTTCACGCAGTTTGGCAGCCAGCGGATCCTGAATCGTTTTCGCCAGGTCGGCCACTTCGATCTTGGTCGGGTCAATCTGCCCGCCGGCGCCGCCGGTGGTCACCACCGGGATCTTGAAGCGGCGGCAGTATGACAGCAACGCCGCCTTCGGCCGCACGCTGTCGATCGCGTCGATGACGTAGCTGAAGTTATGGTCCAGCAGCTCGGCGACGTTATCCGGGGTGATAAAATCATCGATGCAGGTCACCCGGCATTCCGGGTTGATCGCCAGGATACGCTCCGCCATCACCTCGGTTTTCGATTGCCCAACGTGTTGGCGCAATGCGTGGATCTGGCGATTGGTATTGGTGACGCAAACATCATCCATGTCGATCAGGGTGATGGCGCCGATGCCGGTGCGCGCCAGTGCCTCAGCCGCCCAGGAACCCACGCCGCCGATGCCGATCACGCAGATGTGCGCCTGCGCGAACACCGCCAGCGCCTGCTGGCCATACAACCGCGCCGTGCCGCCGAAACGCTGCAGATAGGCTTCCGAATAAGCTGTGCTCATAACGCTTTAATTACCTTCGTAATGCAAATGATAAGGGCCGGAAAATCCGGCCCTTGCGGGTCAATCTTTTCACGCCGTATGCGTTTACCGGGTGACCAGCAACGAACCGCCGCCGTTTGGCTGATTGGCGCTGAACAGCTGGCCACCGCCGTTGTTCTTCAGCACCCAGACGCGGCCGTAGTGGTTGTAGTACCCCGCCGAGTGGCCGGCTTCCGGCCCGATGCCCTGATACATGTCAAAATGCTGGCCCTTGATGGCGCCGCCCACATCGAGCGCGACCATCAGGCGCATCTCGTATTTTCCCGTGAATTTACCCTTGTTGTCCAGCAGCGGCACTTCGGCCAGCAGCGTGGTGCCCGCCGGGATCAGCGAACGGTCGGAGGCCACCGAGGCTTTGGCGATCAGCGGCACCGCGCTGGCGCCTTTCACCGGCGCAAAAGCTTCCGGGCGGAAGAACACGAACGACGGGTTCTGCTCCAGCAGCTCGCGCACCTCTGCGGCGCTGTGGGTATCCGCCCACTGACGGATCGCCTGCATCGACATGTCCGCCTTGGCCACTTCGCCGCGATCGATAAGCACCTTGCCGATGCTGCGGTAGGCGTGGCCGTTCTTGCCGCCGTAGCCGAAGAACACCAGCGGCTGGCCGTTGCCGTAGTCGACATAGCCACTGCCCTGGACTTCCATCATGAAGTTGTCCATCAGCGAGTTGGTGTAAGCGATGATATAGCGATCGTCGAGCGCGCCGGAATAGATGCCCGCGCGATCCGGCAAGCGGCCCCTGCCCTTCGGCGGCATGCGGTACAGCGGATAACGGAACTCGCCCTGTTGGGTATAGCGCGCCTGCACCACCGGCGTGTAATAGCCGGTAAACTGCACGTTGCCGTAATTGTCGACGCCTTCCATCTGGTAAGCACTGAGGCCGTACTGGCT
The sequence above is drawn from the Serratia sp. FDAARGOS_506 genome and encodes:
- a CDS encoding MFS transporter; protein product: MSVITEKKNHATPGKAMLASVTGYAMDGFDLLILGFMLPAISIELGLTSSAAGSLVTWTLIGAVLGGVIFGHLSDRFGRIRVLTITILMFSLFTGLCAVAQGYWDLLAYRTLAGIGLGGEFGIGMALIAEAWPAEKRNRASAYVGMGWQLGVLAAAFLTPLLLEHIGWRGMFLVGLLPALASFLIRRTLGEPEEFVRQKDAGQPLSFLQRLRLLFKDRATSKASIGIFILCSVQNFGYYGLMIWMPTYLAKNFGFSLTKSGLWTAVTVVGMTFGIWLFGVLADRFARWKIFVLYQVGAVVMVIGYAQLSDPMLMLFAGAVMGMFVNGMIGGYGALISDTYPVQARATAQNILFNLGRGVGGLGPLVIGALVTQVSFTAAISLLAAIYLLDIYATLFLLPKKQGAGDTLGAIG
- the syd gene encoding SecY-interacting protein, yielding MDHDVSHALREFTQRYVELWQQERGHAPASQALYGVPSPCIVENREDEVLWLPRPFEPAATLEKVETALELRLQPDAHRFYTQQYAGDMSAQFGEHRLSLLQVWSEEDFIRLQENLIGHLVTQKRLKLSPTLFLATTESEMTMVSLCNVSGNVVLEQFGSDKRTLLAATLGNFLDALRPVLD
- the queF gene encoding NADPH-dependent 7-cyano-7-deazaguanine reductase QueF (Catalyzes the NADPH-dependent reduction of 7-cyano-7-deazaguanine (preQ0) to 7-aminomethyl-7-deazaguanine (preQ1) in queuosine biosynthesis) yields the protein MSSYQDHQALSGLTLGKPTAYRDRYDASLLQAVPRSMNREPLGLYPNNLPFHGADIWTLYELSWLNANGLPQVAVGEISLNADSLNLIESKSFKLYLNSFNQTPFADWETVRSTLQRDLSACAQGEVSVTLFSVEQLEGTPIARLAGDCIDQQDIRIDNYEFNADYLLNAAGKEVVEERLVSHLLKSNCLITHQPDWGSVQISYRGGKIDREALLRYLVSFRHHNEFHEQCVERIFNDLMRYCRPQSLTVYARYTRRGGLDINPWRSNVAFAPEHGRLARQ
- the ppnN gene encoding nucleotide 5'-monophosphate nucleosidase PpnN; this translates as MITHISPLGSMDLLSQLEVDMLKRTASSDLYRLFRNCSLAVLNSGSQTDNSKQLLSRYETFDINVLRRERGVKLELVNPPEEAFVDGRIIRSLQANLFAVLRDILFVHGQIASAGRFQHLNLENSAHITNLVFSILRNARTLHLDEDPNMVVCWGGHSINENEYLYARKVGSQLGLRELNICTGCGPGAMEAPMKGAAVGHAQQRYRNSRFIGMTEPSIIAAEPPNPLVNELVIMPDIEKRLEAFVRIAHGIIIFPGGVGTAEELLYLLGILMNPENSEQVLPLILTGPKESADYFRVLDEFIMNTLGDEARRHYTIIIDDPAEVARQMKKAMPLVKENRRNTGDAYSFNWSIRIAPDLQLPFEPTHENMANLNLYPNQPPEQLAAALRRAFSGIVAGNVKENGIHAIEQFGPYKLHGEPQMMKQMDSLLQGFVAQHRMKLPGSAYVPCYEIVA
- the xni gene encoding flap endonuclease Xni → MMIHLLIVDALNLIRRIHAVQGSPCVSACRHALQQLIQHSRPTHAVAVFDEDDRSDSWRHQILPDYKAGRSPMPENLQQEMPQLREAFAELGVASWHSPGNEADDLAATLAAKVAGGGHQVTIVSTDKGYCQLLAPNVQIRDYFQKRWLDMPFVQQEFGVQPQQLPDYWGLAGIGSSKIPGVAGIGPKTAVLLLQQSGSLDGLYQHLEQVPEKWRGKLEQHRELAYVSKQVATLRTDLSLDGNLQQLRLPIQ
- the rlmM gene encoding 23S rRNA (cytidine(2498)-2'-O)-methyltransferase RlmM, producing the protein MNKIALYCRPGFEKECAAEITDKAAQLEIYGFARVKEHSGYVLFECYQPDDADRLAREIPFRELIFARQMIVVGELLRDLPPEDRVSPIVGMLIGVVDRGGELRVEVPDTNESKELMKFCRKLTVPLRGAMREQKVLMARENPTRPVVHVFFIAPGCCYVGYSYSNNNSPFYMGIPRLRFPADAPSRSTLKLEEAFHVFIPADEWDERLASGMHAVDLGACPGGWTYQLVKRSMMVHSVDNGPMAPSLMETGQVTHHRADGFKFEPNSSKIYWLVCDMVEKPAKVTSLMIQWLVKGWCREAIFNLKLPMKKRYEEVSQNLTSIREALGAAGISVEVHAKQLYHDREEITVHVRRMWSAVPGRRDERD
- a CDS encoding DUF423 domain-containing protein, whose translation is MSSRSMLVFAAISGFVFVALGAFGAHVLSGTLGANEMAWIRTGLEYQGFHTLAILALAVAMQRRVSLWFYWSGALLAFGTVLFSGSLYCLALSHLKVWVYITPVGGVCFLIGWILMLIGALRLRKKAERHE
- a CDS encoding transcriptional regulator GcvA; the encoded protein is MSKRLPPLNALRVFDAAARHLSFTKAAEELFVTQAAVSHQIKSLEDFLGLKLFRRRNRSLLLTEEGQSYYLDIKEIFSSINEATRKLQARSAKGALTVSLPPSFAIQWLVPRLSGFNSAYPGIDVRIQAVDREEDKLADDVDVAIFYGRGNWPGLRAERLYAEYLLPVCSPSLLTGDHPLKTADDLAYHTLLHDTSRRDWLAYTRQLGLQHINVQQGPIFSHSAMVVQAAVHGQGVALVNNVMAQTEIEAGRLVCPFNDVLVSKNAFYLVCHDSQAELGKIAAFRQWILARAASEQEKFRFRYEQ
- a CDS encoding YgdI/YgdR family lipoprotein; this translates as MKKTAAVLSALMLTFTLAACSSNYVMHTNDGRTIVADGKPKVDNDTGMISYKDANGVEQQINRADVKEMVESNQ
- the csdA gene encoding cysteine desulfurase CsdA, translated to MTPFNPSLFRRQFPALAQDGIYLDSAATALKPQAVIDATQQFYRDDAATVHRSQHRAAQNLTARFERARGQVAQLINAPSADDIVWTRGTTEAINLVAQSYLRPRLQPGDEILVSEAEHHANLIPWLMVAEQTGARVVKLPIGTDRLPDLTQLPTLLNDKTRLLALGQMSNVTGGCPDLASAVALAHAAGARVMIDGAQGVVHGPADVQQLDIDFYAFSGHKLYGPTGIGALYGKTELLAQMAPWQGGGKMLTQASFDGFTPQKPPHCFEAGTPNIAGVLGLAAALSWLSEQDMAAAERYSRDLTDQAEQRLAQLPGFRSFRSSGSSLLAFDIAGVHHSDIVTLLAEQGIALRAGQHCAQPLMAALGVSGTLRASFAPYNTQQDVDTLVSALTHALDLLAD